TCCTTGCTCATCAGCACCCGGCCCGAGCCCTCGTCCAGCACCAGCATGTGGCGGGCATTGACCGGCAGCTGCATCAGGGCGCCCAGCGACGCGCTCGGTGCCGTTGCGGGAGCCGCGGGCGTGACCTGGCCGGCATGCTCGCGCGGCGAGGTAGCAGCTGCCCCCAGTGGGGCGGTCGCCAGCGCCGGTTCGGTCGTTGTCGTCGGCTGCTGGCGCGCCGCCTGCACCAGCAGGCTGGCACCGGCCAGCAGCAGCGCGGGCAGGGCGAGTTTCCAGGCCGGGGTGCGGGAGGAGGCCTGCGGGGTGGTCGGGATCTTCATCATCAGCATCAGTTGTTCGATTCGGGGCAGCAGCCGTCCGCCGCGGGCGGACATGGCCAGTTCGGGTTGTGGCGGCGCATCGTCCGGCTCGGCCAGCGCCTGCAGGGCCAGCGCCAGGCGGCGCGGATCGTCCAACGCGTGCGCCGCGATCTCGTCGGCCACCTGCTCGCGCTCGTCGCGCAGCCGGCCGGACAGCCACCACACCACCGGGTGGAAGAACAGCAGGGCCTCGACCAGGCTCTGCAGCAGATTGGCCAGGTAATCCCAGCGCCGTACATGGGCCAGCTCATGCGCCAGCAGGGCCTCCAGCAGCGGCACCGGCAGGCGGCTCAGCAGGGCCGCGGGCAGCAGCACCAGCGGTCGCCACCAGCCCACGGTGACCGGTGCGTCCAGGCCCTGCGCCAGCAGCTTCAGCGGCACCGGCCGGGTCAGGCCCAGGCGCCGCGCCAGCGCATCCAGCCGTGCCTGCCAATGGGCCGGGGCCGGCTCGGCCTCGCGGCGCCGGCGCGCCACCCAGGCCAGGCCCAGCCCCAGGCGCAGGCTCATCAGGCCGACGCCCAGGCTCCAGGCCGTCACCAGGGCCGGCAGCTGCGCGCCCAGCGCCAGCAGCCAGGCCGGCGGCAGCGGGTTCATCACGCGCCCCTCGTCGCCCGACAGCAGCCAGCCCAGATGGGCCAGCGGCAGAGCCAGGCAGGCCAGCAGGGCCAGCGCGCAGACCGCATAGCGCCGCTGCGGCCCGGCCCGGCGCAGGAGCCGCAGCAGCAGGGCCGCGACGGCGCCGATCGCCAGGCCCTGCCAGACGAAATGCAGCAGCGCCCAGCCCAGCGCGGGCACGAACAGCTCGGCCGCGCCGCTCATCGGGCGCTCCCGTCCTTGCCGTCCGCTTTCTGCTTCTGCTGATCCAGCAGCCGCTGGATCTCGTCGCGCTCGCGGGCGTTGACATGGCCCTTCAGCGCCGCCATCACCAGGGCCTTGCCGGAACCGGCGAAGGCCTTGGCGATCAGCTCCTTCAGCAGATGGGTCTGCAGCTTGTCCTGCGCCTGGGTCGGCGCGTAGCGCTGCGGGCGCTGGCTCTCGTCACGGCTCAGCAGGCCCTTGCCATGCATCACCTGCAGCTGGCGCAGCACCGTCGCATAGCTGGCCTCGGGCCGCTCGGTCAGCAGGGCCTCGTGCACCTGCTTCGCATCGGCCGGCGCGCCCAGGCGCCACAGCACGCGCAGCAGATCGAGCTCGGCCGCGGTCGGCCGCGGCTGGGAGGAAGAAGAAGAGGAGGTTTTCGCCATGGATTCAGAATATCTGTTCTAGAACTCAATGTCTAGAACTTTCATTCTGAATAGGCGCCAGGATCGATCAGGCCAGCAGCTCGAAGTACATCAGCGCATGGTCCGAGTAGTCACGGATCCAGGCGTCGCGGCCGGCCAGGGTGGCGGCCTCGGGCCAGCCGCGCAGCGCCACCTCGGCGCTCAGTCCATCGACGGGCCGCCTGAAGCCGCGGAACTTCAGATTGCTGCTGGCGAACACATGGTCGAGGTTGGAGTCCGGGATGCGCGAGGCCGAGCCATTGCTCCAGCTGGCGTCATGCGTCTTGACCAGGCGGCGCATGCCGGCGTATTTGGTGCGCGCCGCCTCCTTATCCCATTTCTGCAGCTCGATGGCCGGATCGATCGCGCGGCCGAAGGGGTAGTCCAGGCCCATGGTGTTGAGGTCGCCCAGGAACAGGTAGCGCGCCTGGCCGGGCCCGCCGGCCGCCTTGTCCAGGTCGCGGCGGAACTCCAGCGCGCGGCCCAGCATGTCGTCGCGCAGACCCATGCCGCGCGGCTCGACGCCGCTGGCCAGATGCAGGAACAGCAGGCAGTAGTTGTGGCCGCCGACATGCACGCTGACCAGCTGGCCCGGGCGCATATGGGTGGTGCCGGAGCGGAACTCGGTGCGCTGGGTGATGAAGGCGGTCAGGCCCTTTCTCACGCCGATCAGGATCTCCTGGGTCTGCAGGCCCTCGGTGATCTGGAAGGTGTAGCCGGGCATGCGCTTGACCAGCTCGCCGAACACGGCGGCGCCCTCCACCTCGTAGAGGCCGAACACATCGGGCTTCTGCCGGACCATGAACTCGACCACCCGGCCGACCCGCCCGGGATCGTCCTTGAAATGCTCGACGTTCCACGACGCCACCGAGAACAGCTTCCTGCCAGTCGCCATGATCGGATCCTCCATCGGCCGCGCCGCCACCATGCCTCGCGGCGCCGGGGCCGGCAAGCCCTAGGCGATGGACGACGCAACAAACAAAACAGGGGTGCGACGGGGCTGCAGCCGGCCTGAAACGGCGGCGGCCGACAGTGGCGGCTCCTCCACCCCGACAGCGCCGCCGCCATGAACCACGATCACCCCCATCGCCTGCTGCACAGCCAGGAATTCGGTCTGGGCCCGGCCCCGCTGGTCTGCCTGCATTCCAGCGGGGCCAGCGGCGGCCAATGGCGGGCGCTGGCCGAGCGCTTGCAAGGCCGGCACCGCCTGGTCTGCGTCGACCTGCCGGGCCATGGCCGCAGCAGCGACTGGGCGCCGGACACCCGGCCGGACCTGGCGCTGGAGGCCGAGGTGGTCTGGATGTCGCTGGGCCCGACGCCGGTGCCGCTGGACCTGGTCGGCCATTCCTATGGCGCCGCGCTGGCACTGCAGATGGCCCGGCAGCGGCCGGAGCGGGTGCGCTCGCTGACCTTGTACGAGCCGGTGCTGTTCGGCCTGCTGAAACACCAGGAGCCCTGGGGCGAGGCCTGGCACGAGATCGCCGACCTGGCCGGCCGCATCGACGCCCGGCTGGCCCGCCACCAGCCCGAGGGCGCGGCCGCGCTGTTCTGCGACTACTGGGCCGACGGCCCGGCCTGGGCGGCGCTGAACTGCCTGCAGCAGCAATCGCTGGCGCGGCGCATGCCGACGATCGCCCGCCATTTCCAGGCCCTGTTCGCCGCCAGCTGGGGCACGCGCGAGCTGGCCAGGCTGCCGCCGCTGCGCCTGCTCTGCGGCGGCCGCACCCGCGCGCCGGCACGCCGCATCAGCGAGCTGCTGGCCCTGGCGCTGCCGCAGGCGCGGCTGGACTGGCTGCCGATGGCCGGCCATCTGGGCCCGATCAGCCATCCGGACGAGGTCGCCGCCTGGCTGAGCGCCACCCCGCGGCCGGCGCAGCAACGGGCTTATGCACAAGCCTGTGTATAAGTTTTTAACAAGCGGGGGCTTATCCACAGGGCTAGCGCGACCCGCCAAGTTGTTGTCTGTCGAGGGGTGATCTCGACCCCAAGGGGCCCACATGCTTGATCCCAGGCCAAACACTTGTCGGGCAAGGGAAAAATGCGCTTGTCCACAGGCAAGGGCGCCCTCTACTAAGACTACTAATCTAAAGAATAAGAAATACAGTGAATACAAGAGCGGGCGGGAAAAGCAGGTCGGGCTGCAAAACCGAGTGGCACGGGCGGGCTAGCCCCGCGCGCTGAACGCACAAAGGCCGACTCATGTCACACTGCCGGCCCTCCCGGTAGTTGTCATGAGCCAGTCGTCCGCCTCCACCCCCCTCGTTCTCCTGCACACCGCCTCCGGCGGTTTCGAGTCCGCCTGCCGCATTCCCGCGCTGCCGGCGGGCCATCGCAGCCATGGCCTGCATGGCCACAGCTATTTCGCCACCGTGCGCGCCGAGCTGCCGCCCGGCTGGGCGCCCTTTCCCGGCGCCGAGGTGGAGGAACTGCGCCGCCGGCTCGAGGCCTGCCTCGCGCCGCTGGACCATGGCCTGCTGAACGATGTGCTGCAACAGCCGACGGACGAGAACCTGGCACGCTGGATACGTCGGCGCCTGGAGACGGAGTTCGGCGTGCCGGGCATCCGCCAGGTCGGCATCCAGAGCACCCAGCATTCGGGCGTGGACCTGGACGTGTCGGGCCAGGCCCATGTCTGGAGGCGCTACCGCTTCCAGGCCGCGCACCAGCTGCCCCATGTGCCGGTCGGCCATAAATGCGGCCGCATGCATGGCCATGGCTTCGAGGTGATCCTGCATGCCAACCAGGACCTGGGTGAACGCGACCTGAGCGTCGACTACGACCATCTGGACGAGGTCTGGGCCCCGTTCCACATGCAGCTGAACTACCAATGCCTGAACGGCATCGAGGGTCTGGAGAACCCGACCAGCGAGGTCATCTCGGCCTGGCTGTGGCAGCGCCTCAAGCCCCTGCTGCCGGAGCTGAGCTGGGTCACGGTCTACGAGACCGGCTCCTGCGGCGCCAATTTCGACGGCGAGCGCTACCGGATCTGGAAGGAACTGACCCTGGATTCGGCGATCCGGCTCAAGCGCGCGCCGGCGGACAGCCCCCTGCGCGGCATCCATGGCCATACCTACACCCTGCGCCTGCATCTGAACGCGCCGCTGGACGCGGTCTACGGCTGGACCGTGGACTTCGGCGATGTCAAAACCCTGTTCGATCCGATCTTCAAAGCGATCGACCACCGGCCGCTGTACGAGATCGCCGACCTGCCGGACGGCGACACCGCCAGCCTGGCGGCCTGGGTGCTGGCCAAGGGTCGGGCGGCGCTGCCGCAGATCGACCGGGTGGACCTGTACGAGACCCGCGGCTCGGGCGCGATCGTCAGCGTCGCGGCGGCGGACGAACTGATCCCGGTGTGAGGACCTGGCGATGACTTATGCGGTCAAGGAAATGTTCTACACCCTGCAGGGCGAGGGCGCGCAGGCCGGGCGGCCGGCGGTGTTCTGCCGCTTTGCCGGCTGCAATCTGTGGAGCGGGCGTGAGCAGGACCGGGCCGGCGCGGTCTGCAACTTCTGCGACACCGACTTCGTCGGCACCAATGGCCAGGGCGGCGGCAAGTTCGCGACCGCGGCCCAGCTGGCGGCGGCGGTCGCGGCCAAATGGCCCGGGGGCGGCAAGCCCTATGTGGTCTGCACCGGCGGCGAGCCCCTGCTGCAGCTGGACGCCCCGCTGATCGAGGCCCTGCATGCCCAGGGCTTCGAGATCGCGGTCGAGACCAACGGCACCCAGCCGGCGCCGGCGGGGCTGGACTGGATCTGCGTCAGCCCCAAGGCCGATGCCGAGATCGTGCTGACCCGCGGCGACGAGCTAAAGCTGGTCTGGCCGCAGCCGCTGGCGCGGCCGGAGCGCTTCGCCGGGCTGGACTTCACCCATTTCTACCTGCAGCCGATGGACACGCCGCTGCTGCAAAAGCAGCACACCCGCGAGGCGATCGACTACTGCCTGGCGCATCCGCAGTGGAAGCTGTCGGTGCAGATGCACAAGGTCGTCGGCATCGACTAAAGAACGCGGCGACTCAGCCACCGAACAGGCCGGCCAGGGCACCGCGGATCCAGGCCTGGCCGGGATGGCCATGGGCATGTTCGTGCCACAGCATGCCGACCGCGAAACCCGGCACCGGCAGCGGCGGCTCCAGCAGCTGTAGCTGCTCGGCGCGGTCCCGCACCAGGCGTTCCGGCACCAGGGCCACGCCGTCGGTGGCCGCCACGATCTCCGGCACCAGCAGGAAGGACGCCGCCGAAACCGCAACCCGGCGCGCCAGCCCGCCGGCGGCCAGCTGCCGGTCGACCGCGGTGACGAAGTCGTCCCGCCCCAGAGACACCACCACATGCTCCAGCGCCAGATAGTCGGCCAGGCTCAGGCCCGGGCGCAGCCGCGGGTGGTTCCGGCGGCCGATCAGCAGGTAGCGTTCATTGAACAGCGGCGCGGCATATTGCCGAGCGGGCAGGGGCGTGGGCGGCGTCATCAGCGCCAGGTCCAGCTCGCCGCGCTCCAGCTGGCCGCCCAGGGCCTGCGGATCGAGATGGCGCAGCGCGATGCGGATGCCCGGCGCTCGCTCGCTCAGCTGGCGGATCAGCGGCAGCACCGCGACCGCCTGCAGGTAGTCGGTGCAGGCGATGCGGCAGTCCAGACGGGCATGGGCCGGATCGAAGTCGCGGTGGCTGGCCAGCAAGCCGCGCAGCTGGTCCAGCGACTGGCGCAAGGGCTCGAGCAGCTGCAGCGCCTTGGCCGTCGGCGTCATGCCGCGATGCGCCGGGATCAGCAGCGGATCACCGAGCAGGTCGCGCAGCCGGTTCAGCTGGGCGCTCAGCGCCGGCTGGCTCAAGTGCAGGCGCGCGGCGGCGCGCGTCACATTGCGCTCCTGCAGCAGCGCTTCCAGGCTCAGCAGCAGGTTCAGGTCCAGCCTCTTGATATCCATTCAATGGATAGTAACCAAGAGATCTTTGAGTTTCACAAATAGTTAGCCGACGGCCAGACTGGCTTCCAACGCAACAAGCTCATGGGAGTCTTCGATGTCGGTTTCAACAAAGAAAATCCTGATCGTCCATGCGCAGCCGGAGCCCGACTCGCTGACCGCGCAATTCGCCGCCGCGGCGCGCCAGACCCTGGAGGCCCAGGGGCACCGGGTGCTGAGCTCGGATCTGTACGGCATGGGCTGGAAGGCGGTGTTCGATGCGCAGGATTTCCCGGACCGGGCCGATGCCGGGCGCCTGTCCTTCATCGCCGAGTCGGGCCACGCCTTCGCGGCGGGGACGCAGACCGCTGATGTCGAGGCCGAGCAGCGCAAGCTGCTGGCGGCGGACGCGGTGATCCTGCTGTTCCCGCTCTGGTGGTTCGGCCCGCCGGCGATCCTGAAGGGCTGGATCGACCGGGTCTATGCCTATGGGTTCGCCTACGGCTTCGAGGGCCAGGGCAACCGGCTGCGCTACGGCGACGGGCTGCTGAAGGGCAAGCGGGCGCTGCTGTCGGTGATGGTGGGCGGGCCGGCCGCGGACTATGGGCCGCGCGGCATCAACGGGCCGCTGGACCAGCTGCTGTTCCCGCTGACCCATGGCTGCCTGTTCTACCCCGGCATGGACGTGCTGCCGACGCATGCGGTCTACGGCACCGGGCGGATCGGGGCCGAGGCCGTCAAGGCGGAGCTGGCGGCCTGGCGGCAGCGCCTGGTCGGGCTGTTCGACGAGGCGCCGATCCCGTTTAGGCGCCAGAACGGCGGCGACTATCCGGACCGACACCGGCTCGCCGACGCGCTGGCACCCGGCCGCGAGGGCCTGATGGTGCATGTGGACACGGGCCTGTGAACAAGTCTGTGGATGGCACTTGAACAAGTCGGTGCTTGTCCACAGCGCCATCGGGCGGCGCCGAGTTGTTCCATTGGCCGTATCGGGCTGTCCCGGGTCCGGCGCACAGACTTTGACCGGCGCCATCTCCTTGTCGCGACTGGTGTTTTGGCAGTTGCCCACAGCAAAGACCGCCCTCTACCAATACGACTAAAGAGATAAATTGAAAACAAGGAATAACAAAAGGCCAAGAAAAAGGGAGCCGCATGGGCTCCCCGGGGAAGGAACGAAGACTTGCTCGCTTACTTCTTCAGCCAGCCCTTGTCGCTCAGCGCCTTGGTGATCAGCTGCGCGGTCAGCTGATGGCCGTAGGGCGTCGGGTGGAAGCCGTCGGAGAAGGCATAGGTCTTCCACCAGTCGGCGCCGCCGCTGACACCGGCCGGCGGGTTGGCCGACAGCGCGGTGGCGGTGCAGGTGGGGAAGCTGTAGGTCGGCAGGCCGTCGCTGCCCACGCCGGTGATCGGGCAGGCCGGAGTCTTGACGTTGCTCAGGCCGTACTGGGCCGGCGAGGCGACCTGTTGGTTGAAGGCGGTGTAGAAGTCGATCACCAGCACGCGGGCGTCGCCGGAGAACTGCTTGGCCAGCTCGGCGTTGAAGGCTTCCATCCAGCCCTTGAACAGACCCTCGGCCTGCGCGCGCGCGGTCGCGCCGGCGGTGCCGCCGCCGTTGGCCGCGGCTATGCCGTCCAGCACCGTCTGGAAGCGCGGCGTGTTGGTGATGCCGGGCATGTTCAGCAGCGCGATGCGGGTCGCGCCCTTGTCCAGCGCATGCAGCTGGATGCCGGTGCGGAACTTGACGGCCAGGGCCTGCATATAGGGCATGCCGATGCCGGCGATCGTGGCGGAGCCGCCGGCCATCGCGGTATCCACCTGGGCCTTCGGCAGCAGGGTGGCAAGCAGGGCGGCATAGGAGGCGCCCTTGTCCTTGGGCACGGCCAGATAGGCGCTGACCAGCGCGGCCGCGTCGTTGCCGCCGCCGTCGACCAGCAGCAGGTCGCCGGCCTTGAAGCCATTGGGCGTGGCCAGCTGCAGCTGGATGCTGCGCGGGTCGTTCGGGTTGGCATGGTTGATCACGCCGCCGCCGATCGCGTAGTTGGTGCAGCCGGCCTTGGGATTCACGCCGATGCTGGCACCGGCCAGCAGGAAGAAGTTGCAATGCGTGCTCAGGCCATAGGCGGCGGCGACATGCTCGGGGTACATCAGCTGGCCGTTGCCCTGGACGGTGGCGCGCACGCCGCCGAAGGTGCCGACATCGGCCAGGCTGTCGCCGAACACCTTCAGCGCGGTGACGCCCTCCTCCTGGGGCACGCCGTCGCCACCACCGCCGCAGCCGGCCAGCATTGCGATGGCCAGGGTCAGCAGGCCGGTCTTGAGTCTTGGGATCTTCATTGTTTTGTCTCCTGTGGAATGCCCCGTGCAGCGGGGTGAGAGAGGAAGGATGGAAGGCGGAGCCTGACAGCCGACTCTAGCCAGCGCTCACGCGCGCGATGCTGGGTGCAAACCCCGGGCTGTTGCTCTTGGCAGACCGCGGTTTCGAGCGCCGCGTCTAGATCGCGAGTGCTTGTCGCCTTGGCGACAGCGCGGGCCATGCCACACTTCCCGCCATGGATATCGTGAACCTGCAGCAGCGCCTGCGTGCCTTCTCCGCGGCGCGCCAATGGCAGCCCTACCAGACGCCCAAGAACCTGGCGATGGCCATGGTGGTGGAGGCGGCGGAGCTGGTGGAGATCTTCCAGTGGCTGACGCCCGAGCAGTCGCGCGAGCTGGAGCCGGCGCAGCGCGAACACCTGGGCGAGGAGATCGCCGACGTGATGCTCTACCTGCTGCAGATCGCCGATCAGAGCGGCATTGATGTCGAGCGGGCGGTGGAGCGCAAGTTCGCGAAGAACGCGCTGAAGTACCCGGCACCCTGAGGGCGGTGATGCAACAGACCATTGCCGTCATCGACTTCGAAACCACCGGCCTCGGCCCCACCGCGGGCGGCCGCGCCACCGAGATCGCGGCCGTGCTGGTGCGTGATGGGGCCATCGTCGACCGCTACCAGAGCCTGATGCACAGCGGCGCCTGGGTGCCGCCCTTCATTGAACGCCTGACCGGCATCAGCAATGCGATGCTGGCCGAGGCGCCGCCGGCCGAGCGGGTGATGCGTGAGGTGGCCGAGTTCACCCGCGGCTGCCCGCTGGTGGCGCACAACGCCAGCTTCGACCGCGGCTTCTGGATGCATGAGCTGGAGCGCGCCGGCTGCGCGCCCGATCCGGCGCATGAGTTCGCCTGCACCGTGCTGCTGGCGCGGCGCCTGTATCCGGACGCGCCGGACTGCAAGCTCGGCACCCTGGCCCGCCACCACAATCTGCCCGACAACGGCCGTGCCCACCGCGCGCTGGCCGATGCGCTGACCACCGCGCAGCTGCTGCTGCGCATGCAGGCGGATCTGGAGGCTCGCTATGCGCGGGAGCTCGGCGCGCTGCCGGTCGACCATGCCCTGCTGGCCCTGTTGCAGCGGGCCGGCAAAGCGGCTTTGAAACGATGTGTGAGTGATTACGCGCGGCCGCGGCTGGCATCGCTGGGCCTGCAAGCCGTCTGATCGAGAACCCAAAAAATAGCGCTGTCAAGCGGCCGGTGCGCGGGTTTTGGCGCGCAAAATTCCGCCCTTGCCCGTTTTTCGAGTTCTCAGTCAGAGTTAGATCCGTATGTCGAGTATCCAGGTCCGCCCGGCCACCCTGCGTGATGCCAAGGCCATCGCCGAAGTCCATGTCGCGGCATGGCAGGACGCCTACAAGGGTTTGCTGCCCGATGCCACCTTGGACGCGCTGTCGGTGCAAAAACGCCAGGCCTTCTGGCGCGAAGCCATCGACCTGTGCGAACCGCAGGTGATGGTGGCCCATATCGACAACGAGCTGATGGGCTTTGTCGGTTTCGACCGTTCGCGCGACAAGGGCACGCCCTCCACCACCGGCGAGATCTGGGCGCTGTACGCCAACCCGGTGCATTGGGACAAGGGCGTCGGCCTGGCCCTGTGGGACGCCGCGCGCGACGGCCTGCAGGAAGAAGGCTGCACCAAGGTCACGCTGTGGACCTATCTGCGCAACGAACGCGCGCTGCGCTTCTTCGAGCTGGCCGGCTTCAAGCGCGACATGGGCAGCACCAAGACCACCGAGGTCAGCGGCACCCGCCTCGAGGAACTGCGCCTGCAGCGTTCGCTGGTCTAAACGGTTTCGCTTTTGCAGCGCGATGCGCCCTTGCGGGGCGCATTGTTTTTTTCTCCGGGGCCAGGTCTTGCCTGGCCCGATCCCATCTTTTTTCTCCCCGCGTCCCGTGCTGGCCAAGCTGACCTCCAAGAACCAACTGACGCTGCCCAAGAGCGTGACCGAGGCCATCGGGCCGGTGCAGTACTTCGAGGTGCAGGCCCGGGCCGGCCAGATCATCCTGACGCCGGTGCGCATTCAGCGCGGCGATGCGCTGCGCGCCAAGCTGGCGGAGCTGGACCTCGGCGAGGCGGCGATCGAGAAGGCGCTGGACTGGGCCGCCAAGGCCCTGGCGGTGCCGGCGAAGAAGAAGGCCAGCGGTAGCAGGAAGGCAAAACCGGCGGCCGCGCCCGAGGTGGCGCCGGCTCGCAAGGTGGCCCGGAAGACCGCGACCGTGAAGACCGCGACGGCACCCAAGACCGCGGCCCGCAAGCGTAGCGGCGTGGTGGCGAAGTGAGGACCAACAAGGCCGCGACCGTGCCGGCGGTGGTGTTCGACACCCCGCTGCTGCTGCGCACCCTGTTGAGCGGCGATGCCTCGGCGCGGCGCCTGCGCCAGGCCTGGCAGCAGGGCCGTTGCCGCGCGCTGGTCGATGCGGACAGCGCGCGGGCGCTGGTGCTGGCGCTGGGCAGCCCGGCGCTGCGCCTGACGCCGGAGCAGCAGCGCGAGCTGCTGGCCGACTACCTGCCCTATGCCGAGATCCAGCAGGCCGCGCCGGCCCAAGTGCCCGTCGAGGGTCAGGTCTTGTCCCCATTCGACCTTCTGGCGCTGGACCTGGCCCGGGCCTCCGGCCAGCCCTGCCGGCTGGTCAGCGACAGCGCGGCGCTGAAAAAAGTGCGCTGGTCGCGCGGCCGCAAGGCCTCCCCCGTGGAACTCGTGGC
This genomic stretch from Roseateles sp. DAIF2 harbors:
- a CDS encoding M56 family metallopeptidase; the encoded protein is MSGAAELFVPALGWALLHFVWQGLAIGAVAALLLRLLRRAGPQRRYAVCALALLACLALPLAHLGWLLSGDEGRVMNPLPPAWLLALGAQLPALVTAWSLGVGLMSLRLGLGLAWVARRRREAEPAPAHWQARLDALARRLGLTRPVPLKLLAQGLDAPVTVGWWRPLVLLPAALLSRLPVPLLEALLAHELAHVRRWDYLANLLQSLVEALLFFHPVVWWLSGRLRDEREQVADEIAAHALDDPRRLALALQALAEPDDAPPQPELAMSARGGRLLPRIEQLMLMMKIPTTPQASSRTPAWKLALPALLLAGASLLVQAARQQPTTTTEPALATAPLGAAATSPREHAGQVTPAAPATAPSASLGALMQLPVNARHMLVLDEGSGRVLMSKDADAVVPIASLTKLVTAMVVLDAKQPAGEMLQIDADDVDRLKHSASRLKVGAKLSRQAALELALVSSDNRAASALARFYPGATAGFERAVAAKLRGLGLMQTVIVEPTGLSPSNVSTASEMARIAAAAARYPEIARITSESKTRVAVDGRPRELRNTNRLVGGKGWDIRLSKTGYTEEAGRCLAMRVRLGGKELRNVLVVLLDADGSAQRLADARRIRQSINKMAAATKA
- a CDS encoding BlaI/MecI/CopY family transcriptional regulator gives rise to the protein MAKTSSSSSSQPRPTAAELDLLRVLWRLGAPADAKQVHEALLTERPEASYATVLRQLQVMHGKGLLSRDESQRPQRYAPTQAQDKLQTHLLKELIAKAFAGSGKALVMAALKGHVNARERDEIQRLLDQQKQKADGKDGSAR
- a CDS encoding endonuclease/exonuclease/phosphatase family protein, which encodes MATGRKLFSVASWNVEHFKDDPGRVGRVVEFMVRQKPDVFGLYEVEGAAVFGELVKRMPGYTFQITEGLQTQEILIGVRKGLTAFITQRTEFRSGTTHMRPGQLVSVHVGGHNYCLLFLHLASGVEPRGMGLRDDMLGRALEFRRDLDKAAGGPGQARYLFLGDLNTMGLDYPFGRAIDPAIELQKWDKEAARTKYAGMRRLVKTHDASWSNGSASRIPDSNLDHVFASSNLKFRGFRRPVDGLSAEVALRGWPEAATLAGRDAWIRDYSDHALMYFELLA
- a CDS encoding alpha/beta fold hydrolase gives rise to the protein MNHDHPHRLLHSQEFGLGPAPLVCLHSSGASGGQWRALAERLQGRHRLVCVDLPGHGRSSDWAPDTRPDLALEAEVVWMSLGPTPVPLDLVGHSYGAALALQMARQRPERVRSLTLYEPVLFGLLKHQEPWGEAWHEIADLAGRIDARLARHQPEGAAALFCDYWADGPAWAALNCLQQQSLARRMPTIARHFQALFAASWGTRELARLPPLRLLCGGRTRAPARRISELLALALPQARLDWLPMAGHLGPISHPDEVAAWLSATPRPAQQRAYAQACV
- a CDS encoding 6-carboxytetrahydropterin synthase — encoded protein: MSQSSASTPLVLLHTASGGFESACRIPALPAGHRSHGLHGHSYFATVRAELPPGWAPFPGAEVEELRRRLEACLAPLDHGLLNDVLQQPTDENLARWIRRRLETEFGVPGIRQVGIQSTQHSGVDLDVSGQAHVWRRYRFQAAHQLPHVPVGHKCGRMHGHGFEVILHANQDLGERDLSVDYDHLDEVWAPFHMQLNYQCLNGIEGLENPTSEVISAWLWQRLKPLLPELSWVTVYETGSCGANFDGERYRIWKELTLDSAIRLKRAPADSPLRGIHGHTYTLRLHLNAPLDAVYGWTVDFGDVKTLFDPIFKAIDHRPLYEIADLPDGDTASLAAWVLAKGRAALPQIDRVDLYETRGSGAIVSVAAADELIPV
- the queE gene encoding 7-carboxy-7-deazaguanine synthase; translated protein: MTYAVKEMFYTLQGEGAQAGRPAVFCRFAGCNLWSGREQDRAGAVCNFCDTDFVGTNGQGGGKFATAAQLAAAVAAKWPGGGKPYVVCTGGEPLLQLDAPLIEALHAQGFEIAVETNGTQPAPAGLDWICVSPKADAEIVLTRGDELKLVWPQPLARPERFAGLDFTHFYLQPMDTPLLQKQHTREAIDYCLAHPQWKLSVQMHKVVGID
- a CDS encoding LysR family transcriptional regulator, translating into MDIKRLDLNLLLSLEALLQERNVTRAAARLHLSQPALSAQLNRLRDLLGDPLLIPAHRGMTPTAKALQLLEPLRQSLDQLRGLLASHRDFDPAHARLDCRIACTDYLQAVAVLPLIRQLSERAPGIRIALRHLDPQALGGQLERGELDLALMTPPTPLPARQYAAPLFNERYLLIGRRNHPRLRPGLSLADYLALEHVVVSLGRDDFVTAVDRQLAAGGLARRVAVSAASFLLVPEIVAATDGVALVPERLVRDRAEQLQLLEPPLPVPGFAVGMLWHEHAHGHPGQAWIRGALAGLFGG
- a CDS encoding NAD(P)H-dependent oxidoreductase, with amino-acid sequence MSVSTKKILIVHAQPEPDSLTAQFAAAARQTLEAQGHRVLSSDLYGMGWKAVFDAQDFPDRADAGRLSFIAESGHAFAAGTQTADVEAEQRKLLAADAVILLFPLWWFGPPAILKGWIDRVYAYGFAYGFEGQGNRLRYGDGLLKGKRALLSVMVGGPAADYGPRGINGPLDQLLFPLTHGCLFYPGMDVLPTHAVYGTGRIGAEAVKAELAAWRQRLVGLFDEAPIPFRRQNGGDYPDRHRLADALAPGREGLMVHVDTGL
- a CDS encoding SGNH/GDSL hydrolase family protein, with the protein product MKIPRLKTGLLTLAIAMLAGCGGGGDGVPQEEGVTALKVFGDSLADVGTFGGVRATVQGNGQLMYPEHVAAAYGLSTHCNFFLLAGASIGVNPKAGCTNYAIGGGVINHANPNDPRSIQLQLATPNGFKAGDLLLVDGGGNDAAALVSAYLAVPKDKGASYAALLATLLPKAQVDTAMAGGSATIAGIGMPYMQALAVKFRTGIQLHALDKGATRIALLNMPGITNTPRFQTVLDGIAAANGGGTAGATARAQAEGLFKGWMEAFNAELAKQFSGDARVLVIDFYTAFNQQVASPAQYGLSNVKTPACPITGVGSDGLPTYSFPTCTATALSANPPAGVSGGADWWKTYAFSDGFHPTPYGHQLTAQLITKALSDKGWLKK
- a CDS encoding nucleotide pyrophosphohydrolase, giving the protein MDIVNLQQRLRAFSAARQWQPYQTPKNLAMAMVVEAAELVEIFQWLTPEQSRELEPAQREHLGEEIADVMLYLLQIADQSGIDVERAVERKFAKNALKYPAP
- a CDS encoding PolC-type DNA polymerase III, with translation MQQTIAVIDFETTGLGPTAGGRATEIAAVLVRDGAIVDRYQSLMHSGAWVPPFIERLTGISNAMLAEAPPAERVMREVAEFTRGCPLVAHNASFDRGFWMHELERAGCAPDPAHEFACTVLLARRLYPDAPDCKLGTLARHHNLPDNGRAHRALADALTTAQLLLRMQADLEARYARELGALPVDHALLALLQRAGKAALKRCVSDYARPRLASLGLQAV
- a CDS encoding GNAT family N-acetyltransferase — translated: MSSIQVRPATLRDAKAIAEVHVAAWQDAYKGLLPDATLDALSVQKRQAFWREAIDLCEPQVMVAHIDNELMGFVGFDRSRDKGTPSTTGEIWALYANPVHWDKGVGLALWDAARDGLQEEGCTKVTLWTYLRNERALRFFELAGFKRDMGSTKTTEVSGTRLEELRLQRSLV
- a CDS encoding AbrB/MazE/SpoVT family DNA-binding domain-containing protein → MLAKLTSKNQLTLPKSVTEAIGPVQYFEVQARAGQIILTPVRIQRGDALRAKLAELDLGEAAIEKALDWAAKALAVPAKKKASGSRKAKPAAAPEVAPARKVARKTATVKTATAPKTAARKRSGVVAK